One genomic segment of Paenibacillus durus includes these proteins:
- a CDS encoding tautomerase family protein — protein sequence MALTRVSLLKGKSAEYKQAILKNLYTAMREVFDVPDGNDFMVIHEHEPDGFVYGKNYWNIERTDDLVIIQITANDTRTMEQKRTLYSRITKLLQLEPGIRPEDVFISLIEIKKENWSLGCGLAQYVE from the coding sequence ATGGCGCTGACAAGAGTTTCTTTACTGAAAGGAAAATCCGCTGAGTACAAGCAAGCGATACTTAAAAATCTGTACACTGCCATGCGTGAGGTTTTTGACGTACCGGATGGCAACGACTTTATGGTCATTCACGAACATGAACCCGATGGATTTGTCTACGGAAAAAATTACTGGAACATTGAACGTACCGACGATTTGGTTATCATTCAAATTACAGCAAACGATACGCGTACAATGGAGCAAAAACGAACGCTTTATTCCCGGATTACCAAACTCCTGCAGTTGGAACCGGGAATTCGGCCAGAAGACGTCTTCATAAGTCTCATTGAGATCAAAAAAGAGAATTGGTCGCTTGGTTGCGGTCTGGCACAATATGTTGAATAA
- a CDS encoding LysR family transcriptional regulator, whose amino-acid sequence MDLRQLTIFRAVAANLSFTKAASSLNYVQSNVTTQIHALEKELGVPLFDRLGGKQVVLTDAGCRLLQYAEQLLLLAEEAQATVSVKGEPQGTLRIGATETLCIYRLPSLLRRFRTMYPGVQVVFRPSPVTELRRLVHSGELDVAFVFDEADHSGGPGDELLAHEPVWVVAAPDHLLANNQTVVPADISKMDLLLTEAGCCYRSHFERILNRKGVYPRTVLEFNSIEAVKQCVINGLGVTLLTAVSVSAEISRGQLVKLPWRGPDLTVKTHLVWHKDKWLSPSLEAFLTLAREMLANTENMNVAYTDSN is encoded by the coding sequence ATGGATTTACGACAATTGACTATATTTCGAGCGGTAGCTGCAAATCTGAGTTTTACCAAGGCGGCCTCCAGCTTAAACTATGTCCAATCCAATGTCACAACACAGATTCATGCTCTGGAGAAGGAACTGGGCGTGCCCTTATTCGACCGTCTGGGGGGCAAACAGGTAGTCTTGACCGACGCGGGATGCAGGCTTTTGCAATATGCAGAGCAATTGCTATTACTTGCGGAAGAGGCACAGGCAACGGTCTCAGTGAAGGGAGAGCCGCAGGGAACGCTGAGGATTGGAGCAACGGAAACGCTCTGCATTTATCGTCTCCCTTCTCTATTACGTAGATTTCGGACTATGTATCCTGGGGTTCAGGTTGTTTTTCGTCCCAGTCCCGTAACGGAACTTCGGCGTCTCGTTCATTCAGGTGAGCTTGATGTGGCCTTTGTATTCGATGAGGCAGATCATAGTGGGGGGCCGGGGGATGAACTGCTTGCACATGAGCCCGTTTGGGTAGTGGCTGCTCCTGATCATCTTCTGGCAAATAATCAGACGGTTGTTCCGGCGGATATTTCGAAGATGGATCTGCTCTTAACGGAGGCTGGCTGCTGCTACCGCAGCCATTTTGAGCGGATATTAAACCGGAAGGGTGTTTACCCGAGGACGGTGCTCGAGTTTAATAGTATCGAGGCTGTCAAGCAATGCGTCATAAATGGATTAGGGGTAACACTGCTGACGGCTGTTTCCGTCTCCGCAGAAATCTCTCGTGGACAACTCGTAAAGCTGCCCTGGAGAGGTCCTGATCTTACGGTTAAGACGCATCTGGTCTGGCACAAAGATAAATGGTTGTCTCCATCTCTTGAAGCGTTCTTGACTCTTGCTCGTGAGATGCTTGCAAATACTGAGAATATGAACGTTGCCTATACAGACAGCAATTAA
- a CDS encoding DMT family transporter, translating into MVTNMEKNRGIIISLAVLAIVVYSYLMYASLQFTSAANGALINTLTPALIMLFSLIFLREKVSTFQFLGLITSFIGVLIVLTKGNLLQLFLTHYNKGDALMFLAVLCWTAYSLVVKKAKGIPPITLVAMIAIVGTILLIPFLFMQPLQYKEVTSFGIIGIVYLGVFPAVGSFIFWNQGIKMLGAGKAGITMNLLPVFTAIIAVILGQGLVISQIVGGLLTIAGMILTSLKRKQVSPEKSMAPQLNV; encoded by the coding sequence GTGGTTACAAATATGGAAAAAAACCGGGGGATTATCATTTCGTTAGCTGTTTTAGCCATTGTCGTCTATAGCTATCTCATGTATGCTTCACTACAGTTCACATCTGCAGCGAACGGTGCACTAATTAACACGCTCACCCCAGCCTTGATTATGCTCTTTTCGTTGATATTCCTTAGAGAAAAAGTAAGTACCTTTCAGTTCTTGGGATTAATCACTTCATTTATTGGTGTCCTGATTGTTTTGACTAAAGGAAACCTGCTTCAATTGTTTTTGACCCATTATAACAAGGGCGATGCACTCATGTTTTTGGCCGTGTTATGCTGGACTGCCTATTCATTGGTTGTAAAAAAAGCAAAGGGTATCCCACCCATTACATTGGTAGCGATGATAGCGATTGTTGGCACTATTCTGTTGATTCCTTTTTTATTCATGCAACCTCTTCAGTATAAGGAAGTAACTTCTTTCGGTATTATAGGAATTGTTTATTTGGGTGTGTTCCCGGCAGTCGGCTCGTTTATCTTTTGGAATCAAGGCATTAAGATGCTGGGAGCGGGTAAAGCTGGCATAACCATGAATTTGCTGCCTGTCTTTACAGCTATAATTGCCGTTATCTTGGGTCAGGGTCTGGTGATTTCACAAATTGTCGGGGGACTCCTTACGATTGCCGGTATGATATTAACTTCATTAAAACGGAAACAAGTTTCTCCCGAAAAGAGTATGGCGCCTCAGTTGAATGTATAA
- a CDS encoding zinc-binding alcohol dehydrogenase family protein — MSNLQKMKAVGSYRYLPLTDPESLVDLYIEKPVPTGRDLLVKVKAISVNPADLDIREKNNYEAESPKILGWDVSGIVEQVGPECQLFKPGDEVFYAGSVTRSGGNSEFHLVDERIAGYKPKSLDFAQAAALPLTSLTAWEGLFDRLGISHSSEENESILIIGAAGGVGSIAVQLAKLAGLTVIGTASRPESVQWAKDHGADFTINHNSPFAPQLKEIGFETVDYIFCLNDTVQHFANMTEVIAPQGKICSIVPVAKASQAGSLDMDLLFYKSVTFVWELMFTRAMFQTKDMSKQHDILKQLAELIDNGKLKTTLAERLEPINAVNLRLAHEKMETGRSIGKIVLENF; from the coding sequence ATGAGCAATCTCCAAAAAATGAAAGCAGTCGGCTCTTACCGATATCTCCCTTTGACCGATCCGGAAAGCCTTGTTGATCTGTATATAGAAAAGCCGGTGCCTACAGGCCGCGATCTGCTTGTCAAAGTCAAAGCCATCTCTGTTAACCCTGCCGACCTGGATATTCGTGAGAAAAATAACTATGAGGCAGAATCACCCAAAATTTTGGGTTGGGATGTATCCGGGATCGTGGAGCAGGTTGGACCTGAGTGCCAATTGTTCAAGCCAGGAGACGAGGTGTTTTATGCGGGCAGTGTCACTCGTTCAGGTGGCAACAGTGAATTTCACCTGGTTGATGAACGAATTGCGGGATACAAGCCGAAGAGTTTGGATTTCGCCCAAGCCGCCGCCCTGCCGCTAACCTCGCTTACTGCTTGGGAGGGCTTATTTGATCGTTTGGGAATCAGTCATAGCTCAGAGGAAAACGAAAGCATACTCATTATCGGGGCCGCAGGAGGAGTAGGATCAATAGCTGTGCAGCTTGCCAAATTAGCAGGACTAACTGTAATTGGTACCGCTTCGCGTCCGGAATCCGTACAGTGGGCCAAAGATCACGGTGCGGATTTTACAATCAACCACAACAGCCCTTTTGCACCGCAGCTCAAGGAAATTGGGTTTGAGACCGTAGATTATATATTTTGCCTGAATGATACGGTACAGCATTTTGCGAATATGACGGAAGTTATCGCCCCCCAGGGCAAAATTTGCTCAATCGTTCCTGTAGCGAAGGCTTCCCAGGCGGGAAGTTTGGATATGGACCTGCTTTTTTATAAAAGTGTCACGTTTGTATGGGAGCTCATGTTCACCCGAGCCATGTTCCAAACCAAAGATATGAGCAAGCAGCACGATATCCTGAAACAACTCGCTGAACTAATCGATAATGGCAAGCTGAAGACGACTCTGGCCGAACGCTTGGAACCAATCAATGCGGTAAACCTGCGTCTAGCCCATGAAAAAATGGAGACCGGAAGATCGATAGGAAAGATTGTTCTGGAGAATTTCTAA
- a CDS encoding winged helix-turn-helix transcriptional regulator has product MGDRRNKYGAKPNMECCPVETTLDVIGGKWKGIILYQLIGRTRRFNEFRRLNPGITQFMLTLQLRELERDGIVHREVYKEVPPKVEYSLTDFGRTLEPIIVSMKAWGESYKIRLNDIRAGQEEDK; this is encoded by the coding sequence ATGGGAGACCGGAGAAACAAGTACGGGGCTAAGCCAAACATGGAATGCTGTCCTGTGGAAACCACTCTCGATGTCATCGGCGGCAAATGGAAAGGGATTATTCTCTACCAGCTCATTGGCAGAACAAGAAGATTTAATGAATTCCGGCGTCTCAATCCGGGGATTACGCAGTTTATGCTTACCTTGCAGCTCCGGGAGCTTGAGCGGGACGGCATCGTTCACAGAGAAGTGTATAAAGAGGTTCCGCCAAAAGTGGAATACTCTCTGACCGATTTTGGCAGGACGCTTGAGCCGATTATCGTATCTATGAAAGCATGGGGGGAGTCCTACAAAATCAGGCTTAACGATATTAGAGCAGGGCAAGAGGAAGATAAGTGA
- a CDS encoding VOC family protein, whose product MSVKGLSHVAIQAKDYEGTIAFYTEVLGFKVGHSWSLPSFHIKEASMLVSPDRRTCIEVFDNEAVIPAQGKKASSEEDVAYGALLHFAFYVSDVDDTYQKAIAHGAKACVEPSQMSLGEPPLVVKNALVYSPNGEVIEFIEDIDFDRSSV is encoded by the coding sequence ATGAGCGTAAAAGGTCTTTCCCATGTGGCGATCCAGGCCAAAGATTATGAAGGGACTATTGCCTTTTATACTGAGGTTTTAGGATTTAAGGTAGGGCACTCTTGGAGTCTGCCTTCCTTTCATATCAAAGAAGCTTCCATGCTCGTTTCGCCCGATCGAAGAACCTGCATCGAAGTTTTTGATAATGAAGCCGTCATTCCAGCCCAAGGCAAAAAAGCCTCGTCTGAGGAGGATGTAGCTTACGGAGCGCTGCTGCATTTTGCTTTCTATGTGAGTGATGTAGACGATACATATCAAAAAGCCATTGCTCATGGAGCAAAGGCCTGTGTAGAACCGAGTCAGATGTCTCTTGGCGAACCGCCGCTTGTGGTGAAAAATGCCTTGGTTTACAGTCCCAACGGTGAAGTGATCGAGTTTATTGAGGATATTGATTTCGACAGGTCTTCCGTCTGA
- a CDS encoding Lrp/AsnC family transcriptional regulator, with protein MDHPIDDIDRKILQLLQHNARMTISQISKEISMSQPSVKERILKLEDKKIITGYSTELNLSNLNRGTTTFILLKTEHCQELVDFCSKAREVTDLYRISGEYNYLLKVQTASIEELAEFQDSLIKLGPSKSHISMKNILENRVLL; from the coding sequence ATGGATCATCCGATCGATGATATTGACAGGAAGATTTTGCAGCTGCTTCAGCACAATGCGCGAATGACCATTTCGCAAATCAGTAAAGAAATCAGCATGTCCCAGCCGTCTGTTAAAGAAAGGATTTTGAAGCTGGAAGACAAAAAGATTATTACCGGGTATTCCACAGAACTTAATTTAAGCAATCTGAATCGGGGAACGACGACTTTTATCCTGCTAAAAACTGAACATTGCCAGGAACTCGTTGATTTTTGCAGCAAGGCTAGGGAAGTAACCGATTTATATCGAATCAGCGGGGAATATAATTATCTGCTTAAAGTGCAAACTGCATCGATCGAAGAGCTTGCCGAATTCCAAGACTCTCTTATTAAACTCGGACCTTCCAAGTCGCATATCAGCATGAAAAATATATTGGAAAATAGGGTTTTACTCTAA
- a CDS encoding N-acetylmuramoyl-L-alanine amidase — protein MALACITFLFLFASVSVGQANADTAIRLYLDNKLLQPEVPPRLVGNTTMVPLRIVSEELGAKVSWNQADKRITVKKDERVLRLYIDKTKAFVNGDSYLLETAPLLVKGSTLIPVRFVTENLGLKVIWDKSTRSVSLINTGEVAVSGNLPDKTSSPVPAGAAQAPGLSSSAAASTSPSSPKPTPSPSAGMFSSQPSETTKPGISSSPSASPADDGTNGNLPVVNRIERSEDGLKIAAEGGSIKPEVSGLSDPERLVIDVPGATLGLMMNGENMVQNGEIPVNDSYINQIRYTLFQGNSSGVRIIVDLKQKIQYNLLESQESGEWTLQLGPMYTDTKQYQVVLDAGHGGTDPGNTSVGGRYEKEFNLAIVLKLAKVLEEDPNISVFLTRQDDTAVKRADRATFANNLKADIFISIHGNSYRKQSASGTETHYTRDDSKELADVLHRHIVPATGFIDRKVRKSNFQVTRETVMPAVLCEIGFMSNPQEERTMWDEQFQLRVAEAIAAGIKEYLQVP, from the coding sequence ATGGCTCTTGCCTGTATAACGTTTTTGTTTTTGTTCGCAAGTGTGAGCGTTGGACAGGCCAATGCAGATACTGCCATTCGCCTTTACTTGGACAACAAATTACTTCAGCCGGAAGTTCCACCCCGGTTGGTGGGGAACACTACAATGGTTCCATTGCGGATCGTATCGGAAGAGCTTGGCGCAAAGGTGTCTTGGAATCAGGCTGACAAGCGGATAACCGTGAAAAAGGATGAACGGGTGCTTCGGCTTTACATTGATAAAACCAAAGCCTTTGTGAACGGAGATTCTTATCTATTGGAGACAGCTCCGTTGCTGGTAAAGGGAAGTACGTTGATTCCGGTTCGTTTTGTCACTGAAAATCTGGGGCTGAAGGTTATCTGGGATAAATCAACTCGCTCTGTCAGTCTCATCAATACAGGGGAAGTCGCCGTTTCGGGGAACCTTCCTGATAAAACGTCTTCGCCGGTTCCTGCCGGAGCAGCCCAGGCGCCCGGCCTGTCAAGCTCTGCGGCAGCTTCCACTAGTCCCAGTTCCCCCAAGCCGACTCCAAGCCCAAGCGCTGGAATGTTCTCCTCTCAGCCTTCGGAGACAACAAAGCCGGGAATTTCCTCAAGCCCTTCTGCATCGCCAGCAGATGACGGCACTAACGGGAATCTTCCGGTGGTCAACCGGATTGAACGGAGCGAAGACGGGCTGAAGATTGCGGCAGAGGGAGGCAGCATCAAACCTGAGGTTAGCGGCTTGTCCGATCCTGAGCGGCTTGTAATTGATGTTCCCGGAGCAACCCTGGGTCTAATGATGAATGGAGAGAACATGGTACAGAACGGAGAAATTCCTGTCAACGATTCGTACATAAACCAAATCCGGTACACTCTCTTCCAGGGCAATTCTTCCGGCGTCAGGATCATAGTCGACCTGAAGCAAAAGATACAGTACAATTTGCTGGAAAGCCAAGAATCGGGAGAATGGACATTACAATTAGGTCCAATGTATACAGATACGAAGCAATATCAGGTTGTTCTTGATGCTGGTCACGGGGGAACAGATCCAGGAAATACGTCGGTGGGAGGACGCTACGAGAAGGAATTTAATCTCGCCATAGTTTTGAAGCTGGCCAAGGTTCTGGAGGAAGACCCCAACATTTCCGTCTTTTTGACCAGACAAGACGACACTGCTGTGAAACGGGCAGATCGTGCAACTTTTGCCAATAATCTTAAAGCGGATATATTCATCTCTATTCACGGTAACAGTTATAGGAAGCAGTCTGCTTCCGGAACGGAAACTCACTATACGCGAGACGACAGCAAGGAACTGGCTGATGTGCTCCATCGGCATATTGTACCGGCTACCGGTTTCATTGACCGAAAAGTACGCAAGTCGAACTTTCAGGTGACCAGGGAGACAGTTATGCCCGCGGTGCTGTGTGAAATTGGATTTATGTCCAACCCGCAGGAAGAACGGACGATGTGGGATGAACAATTCCAATTGCGGGTGGCTGAGGCTATAGCAGCCGGGATTAAAGAATATCTGCAGGTTCCATGA
- a CDS encoding GerMN domain-containing protein yields MRMIKIILLCFAVGLTLSVTGCGDRKTGTGGSHDPAASSSATAAPSASPTEAAEKEETIATYYGNADATGLVPKESVIRYSRETDKYLAALNALKTSPEDNIVSLCPNTTFLSAGLNSGNLTVDLHLPDEDRLGASGEELLLEALRNTLFQFKEVETFEVLVDGNQVESLMGHFDLPSPFTRSEN; encoded by the coding sequence ATGCGTATGATTAAAATCATTTTGCTGTGCTTCGCCGTTGGTTTGACCTTAAGCGTAACGGGTTGTGGGGATAGAAAAACAGGTACCGGCGGTTCTCACGATCCGGCAGCTTCTTCTTCCGCTACGGCGGCTCCTTCAGCTTCACCTACTGAAGCTGCTGAGAAGGAAGAAACGATTGCAACGTATTACGGGAACGCCGATGCGACTGGTCTCGTCCCAAAGGAGTCGGTTATTCGTTATTCCAGGGAAACGGATAAATATTTGGCTGCTTTGAATGCTCTTAAAACAAGCCCGGAGGATAATATTGTTTCGTTATGCCCCAATACTACCTTCCTGTCTGCCGGACTGAACTCCGGCAATTTGACTGTTGATTTGCATTTACCGGACGAGGATCGGCTGGGGGCTTCCGGAGAAGAATTGTTGCTGGAAGCTTTACGTAATACATTGTTCCAATTTAAAGAGGTCGAAACCTTTGAAGTGCTGGTGGATGGAAATCAAGTCGAATCACTGATGGGGCATTTTGATTTGCCTTCTCCGTTTACACGCAGCGAGAATTAA
- a CDS encoding FAD-dependent oxidoreductase: MYDVAVIGAGPAGASAALFTAKAGKKTLLIDNDKGMTRRGWYENYYGISEIGGPDLVETGHKQAVKFGAELIAGQAVSIAKSGEGFTIETESGAAYEAKHVILATGVLTDLAAKAGVETKDGTEPRIKTVVAVDASGKTNVEGIWAAGTVAGVSVHAVITAGDGAKVAINVISELNGARYVDHDVLKA; the protein is encoded by the coding sequence ATGTACGATGTCGCTGTAATCGGAGCCGGCCCTGCCGGTGCAAGCGCTGCGCTGTTCACTGCCAAGGCGGGTAAGAAAACGCTGCTTATCGACAATGACAAAGGGATGACCCGCAGAGGCTGGTATGAGAATTATTACGGCATTTCCGAGATTGGCGGACCCGACCTCGTGGAGACCGGGCACAAGCAGGCGGTGAAGTTCGGAGCGGAGCTGATCGCGGGACAGGCCGTTTCCATCGCTAAAAGCGGCGAAGGCTTTACCATTGAAACCGAAAGCGGCGCGGCCTATGAAGCGAAGCATGTGATTCTGGCTACCGGTGTGCTGACGGATCTTGCCGCCAAAGCAGGCGTTGAAACGAAGGACGGCACGGAGCCGAGAATCAAGACCGTTGTCGCCGTGGACGCTTCCGGCAAGACCAACGTTGAAGGCATCTGGGCCGCAGGCACCGTTGCCGGAGTCAGCGTGCATGCCGTCATTACGGCAGGCGACGGCGCGAAGGTGGCGATTAACGTCATCAGCGAGCTGAACGGCGCGAGATATGTGGACCATGATGTACTGAAGGCCTGA
- a CDS encoding sensor histidine kinase: MTPGLPFFRRRLHPPRSLRGRLLAVSLLILSGLLLLIGVLQYVLMRNFLYASRAEAMHAQIMSVPREFYSELAEDREGSIAPPFPGAAAEGPQDGSGPGVSGADPEGGSLVSPGAISDNGSAASGQASGGGGPGVIRGEGRRPLLLDAHTMIALYRSDGTFTDLQAETADEASAPRMTDEEYNQLLAHPVYRVTRDYKLLTAEDGTEHLAVFMILGRPFHPTGVLQMTTDTASLRDVIMRQLLIYAALSAAALLGGSLLYLPALRKTLGPLSNMGRTAQVIDAGNLDVRFLASQGQTEIDQLSHSFNAMLERLETSFKNEREAKEQMRRFAADASHELRTPLTSIHGFLEVLLRGAAENKEQLYHALRSMHGESKRINKLVEDLLLLARMDGAPQLQAKELRLDEVIGEMHPQLEMLAGDRELVFDISCGIIGIYDPDKIKQVVLNLFQNAVQYTDPKTGRVTVSLQPIGSRAELTVRDNGIGIPAEHIPHVFDRFYRSDPSRARRYGGSGLGLSISKSIAEAHGGEIGVTSTPGIGTAFRVFLPCLQALAKDQ; encoded by the coding sequence ATGACTCCCGGCTTGCCCTTCTTCCGGCGGCGGCTGCATCCTCCGCGCTCGCTCCGGGGGCGGCTGCTCGCCGTCTCGCTGCTGATTTTGTCAGGGCTGCTTCTGCTCATTGGCGTACTTCAATATGTGTTAATGCGGAACTTCCTCTATGCCAGCAGAGCGGAAGCCATGCATGCACAGATCATGTCGGTGCCGCGCGAGTTCTATTCCGAGCTTGCGGAAGACCGCGAAGGCAGCATTGCCCCTCCATTCCCGGGAGCCGCTGCGGAAGGCCCGCAGGACGGTAGCGGTCCGGGTGTGAGCGGCGCAGATCCCGAAGGCGGAAGTCTAGTGTCCCCTGGCGCCATTTCCGACAACGGCAGCGCTGCATCGGGCCAAGCCAGCGGCGGAGGCGGTCCGGGTGTCATACGGGGTGAAGGACGGCGCCCCCTGCTGCTGGATGCCCATACGATGATCGCCCTTTATAGGTCCGACGGTACCTTCACCGATCTGCAGGCGGAAACGGCGGACGAAGCATCTGCTCCCCGTATGACCGATGAAGAATACAATCAGCTGCTTGCGCATCCCGTGTATAGAGTGACTCGCGATTACAAGCTCCTGACCGCAGAGGACGGAACCGAGCATCTGGCCGTGTTCATGATTCTCGGCCGTCCTTTTCATCCGACAGGCGTCCTGCAAATGACGACGGATACGGCTTCGCTGCGCGACGTTATTATGCGTCAGCTGTTGATTTATGCCGCTCTGTCCGCGGCAGCTCTGCTGGGCGGCTCTCTCTTGTATCTGCCCGCGCTCCGCAAGACACTTGGGCCGCTGTCCAATATGGGCAGGACCGCCCAGGTGATCGACGCCGGAAATCTCGATGTCCGGTTCCTGGCCTCGCAGGGCCAGACCGAAATCGACCAGTTGTCCCATTCCTTCAATGCCATGCTGGAGCGGCTTGAGACATCGTTTAAGAACGAGCGGGAAGCCAAGGAGCAGATGCGCAGATTTGCGGCTGACGCCTCTCATGAGCTTCGGACGCCGCTGACCTCCATTCACGGTTTTCTGGAGGTGCTGCTGCGGGGAGCCGCGGAGAACAAGGAGCAGCTGTATCACGCGCTGCGCAGCATGCACGGCGAATCGAAGCGAATCAACAAGCTCGTGGAGGATCTGCTGCTGCTCGCCCGAATGGACGGCGCCCCGCAGCTTCAAGCCAAAGAGCTTCGATTGGACGAAGTGATTGGCGAGATGCATCCACAGCTAGAGATGCTTGCCGGAGACCGCGAGCTTGTCTTCGATATCTCCTGCGGCATAATCGGTATTTACGATCCTGACAAGATCAAGCAGGTGGTTCTTAATCTGTTCCAGAATGCGGTACAGTATACCGACCCCAAGACAGGCAGAGTGACTGTCTCCTTGCAGCCTATCGGCTCCCGCGCGGAGCTGACCGTGCGGGATAACGGAATCGGCATCCCTGCGGAGCATATCCCCCATGTGTTCGACCGATTTTACCGCAGCGACCCTTCCCGCGCCCGCAGGTACGGCGGTTCAGGGCTCGGACTGTCCATATCGAAATCGATAGCTGAGGCGCATGGCGGAGAAATCGGCGTTACTAGCACGCCGGGCATAGGCACGGCCTTCCGGGTGTTCCTGCCCTGCTTGCAGGCATTGGCAAAGGACCAGTAA
- a CDS encoding response regulator transcription factor has translation MKAHQGVRLLLVDDEPHILQFLELGLINEGFDVRTAPDGLSALAVADEFKPHVAILDIMMPGMNGFEVCRHFRNEEAEVAVIMLTAKDEINDRVKGLSIGADDYMVKPFSFDELLARIQARLRNQFPGLLGEVRCGPFVIDSRRKEIRFKETVLELSPTEYELLQHMVINHGLVLSKPMILDKVWGYDFGGEENIVEVYIRSLREKLGDKEHRIIRTLRGAGYRLDLI, from the coding sequence ATGAAAGCTCACCAAGGCGTCCGTCTGCTGCTGGTAGACGATGAGCCACACATCCTCCAGTTTCTTGAGCTTGGCCTCATTAACGAAGGATTTGACGTAAGAACGGCGCCGGACGGATTATCCGCTCTGGCGGTTGCCGACGAATTTAAACCTCATGTAGCCATCCTCGATATTATGATGCCCGGCATGAATGGCTTTGAAGTGTGCAGGCATTTCAGGAATGAGGAGGCGGAAGTCGCCGTGATTATGCTGACGGCCAAGGATGAAATCAACGACCGCGTCAAGGGCCTGTCTATCGGGGCCGACGATTATATGGTTAAGCCCTTCAGCTTCGACGAGCTGCTGGCGCGGATTCAGGCGCGTCTGCGCAACCAGTTCCCGGGGCTGCTCGGCGAGGTGCGCTGCGGTCCCTTCGTCATCGACAGCCGGCGCAAGGAAATCCGCTTCAAGGAAACGGTCCTTGAGCTGTCTCCAACCGAATACGAGCTGTTGCAGCACATGGTCATCAATCACGGGCTTGTGCTGAGCAAGCCCATGATCCTTGATAAAGTCTGGGGATACGACTTCGGGGGAGAAGAGAATATCGTGGAAGTATACATCCGTTCTCTGCGGGAGAAGCTGGGCGATAAAGAGCACCGCATCATACGCACGCTGCGCGGCGCGGGCTACCGGTTGGACCTGATATGA
- a CDS encoding glucose-1-phosphate adenylyltransferase — MKKKEMVAMLLAGGQGKRLKGLTKSIAKPAVYFGGTYRIIDFPLSNCTNSGIDTVGVLTQYEPLVLSSYIGIGSDWDLNRKNGGVFVLPPHEREDGSNWYRGTADAIYRNLKFVDQFDPEHVLILSGDHIYKMNYNAMLQYHLERKADCTISVIDVPLEEASRFGILNTEENLRIYEFEEKPAKPKSTLASMGVYIFKWDVLRRALLDDGEESDSSHDFGKDIIPTLLSKGKSLYAYPFEGYWRDVGTVTSLWEANMDLLSDNPPLNLNDPSWRIFTRNPNQPAQYVAPGAKVSGSLINEGCIVRGEVKHSVLFYGVEIGEGSVITDSVIMPKVKIGKNVRIHKAIISENTVIEDYMEIGTDRENEDEILLIDNRSKKRKSVPAKTI; from the coding sequence ATGAAGAAAAAAGAAATGGTAGCCATGCTTTTGGCTGGTGGTCAAGGAAAAAGATTGAAGGGCCTGACCAAATCGATTGCCAAGCCCGCTGTCTATTTCGGGGGCACCTACCGGATCATTGATTTTCCGCTCAGCAACTGCACGAACTCCGGAATAGACACTGTTGGTGTGTTAACTCAATACGAACCACTTGTGCTGAGTTCTTATATCGGCATTGGCAGCGACTGGGACCTCAACCGCAAGAATGGGGGCGTATTCGTACTCCCTCCTCATGAACGCGAAGACGGCAGCAACTGGTACCGGGGAACGGCTGATGCGATCTACCGGAATCTTAAATTTGTCGATCAATTCGATCCTGAGCATGTGCTCATTCTTTCCGGCGATCATATTTACAAAATGAACTATAACGCCATGCTTCAATATCATTTGGAAAGAAAGGCCGACTGCACCATTTCGGTCATAGACGTTCCGCTTGAGGAAGCAAGCCGTTTCGGCATACTGAATACGGAAGAAAATCTCAGAATTTATGAATTCGAGGAGAAACCCGCAAAGCCTAAGAGCACTTTAGCTTCCATGGGGGTTTATATTTTCAAATGGGATGTTCTTCGTCGTGCGCTTTTGGATGATGGAGAGGAATCGGATTCTTCCCATGACTTCGGCAAAGACATCATTCCGACGCTGCTGTCGAAGGGCAAATCCTTGTATGCTTATCCGTTCGAGGGCTACTGGAGAGACGTCGGCACGGTGACCAGTTTGTGGGAAGCCAATATGGACCTTCTCAGCGACAATCCGCCGCTTAACCTTAATGATCCTTCGTGGAGAATCTTTACCCGCAACCCGAACCAGCCGGCACAGTATGTGGCTCCGGGTGCGAAAGTATCGGGCTCCCTTATCAATGAGGGCTGCATCGTTCGCGGGGAAGTGAAGCATTCCGTACTCTTCTATGGAGTCGAAATTGGCGAGGGCAGCGTAATCACGGATTCCGTCATCATGCCCAAGGTAAAAATCGGCAAAAATGTCCGTATCCACAAAGCCATCATCAGTGAGAATACGGTAATCGAGGATTATATGGAAATCGGTACGGACCGGGAAAACGAGGACGAAATATTGTTAATCGATAATCGCAGCAAAAAACGGAAATCGGTCCCGGCGAAAACCATATAA